Proteins encoded together in one Impatiens glandulifera chromosome 1, dImpGla2.1, whole genome shotgun sequence window:
- the LOC124939384 gene encoding probable CCR4-associated factor 1 homolog 11: MSSIIREVWNYNVVEEFNVIQMLLPLSVYASFDMEFPGTIFHPDVPKHFLSSLSPPVNYSYLKANVDTMKLIQVGLTLSFVPNPHSGVVNSYVWQFNLDDFDVDSDFQNPNSITLLRETGIDFVRNKVEGISLGLFRNLLISSGLLCGPSHLNWVTFHGAYDFGFVVKILTQRPLPPNLIMFMSLVREIFGEAVFDLKHIAKFCRGLYGGLSRLAEILNVDRISGQSHQAGSDSLLTMHVFFKVKEIYFNGYLDYHLNRFKGIIHGIELPVEFQPRRMLMVPVWPQFPHVTGTIYNGLVFLWGGNI, translated from the coding sequence ATGTCTAGTATCATTCGTGAAGTTTGGAATTATAATGTTGTAGAGGAGTTTAATGTGATTCAGATGCTCCTCCCTTTATCTGTTTACGCCTCATTTGATATGGAATTCCCTGGTACCATCTTTCATCCTGACGTCCCTAAGcactttctctcttctctcagTCCACCcgtaaattattcttatttaaaggCGAATGTGGATACCATGAAGTTGATTCAAGTGGGCCTTACTTTGTCATTTGTGCCCAACCCTCATTCTGGTGTTgttaattcttatgtttggcAATTTAATTTAGATGATTTCGATGTGGATTCTGATTTTCAGAATCCTAATTCTATCACACTTTTAAGAGAAACTGGAATTGACTTTGTTAGGAACAAAGTTGAAGGtattagtttaggtttattCAGAAATCTTCTAATATCATCTGGCCTTCTGTGCGGCCCCTCTCATCTGAATTGGGTCACCTTTCACGGAGCATACGATTTTGGCTTTGTTGTCAAAATTTTGACTCAAAGACCCCTCCCACCCAATTTGATCATGTTCATGAGTTTGGTTAGGGAGATTTTTGGGGAAGCAGTGTTTGATTTGAAGCACATTGCGAAATTTTGTAGGGGTCTTTACGGAGGCTTAAGTCGATTGGCAGAAATCCTAAATGTGGATAGAATTTCAGGTCAGAGCCACCAGGCTGGGTCCGATAGCCTTTTGACCATGCATGTGTTTTTTAAGgtcaaagaaatatattttaatgggTATCTTGATTATCATCTTAATCGGTTCAAGGGAATCATTCACGGAATTGAATTGCCAGTCGAGTTTCAACCTCGTCGAATGTTGATGGTTCCTGTTTGGCCGCAATTTCCTCATGTTACCGGAACTATTTATAATGGCTTAGTTTTTTTATGGGGAggaaacatataa